In one Halorubrum sp. CBA1229 genomic region, the following are encoded:
- a CDS encoding AIR synthase family protein, with protein sequence MTGKLGPEALAAVLEATGADDAAVDVGPAYGEDAAAIDLTGAESTLVVAADPLSLAADSVGELAVHVACNDVAASGADPRWLTHTLFLPDDDPDRRQTVAEQVDATARDLGVAIVGGHTEVLPSLERPLCSMTALGTTDRFVSSGGADPGDRLLLTKGAGIEATAILATDFRDECAEAGVSAATLDAAAGFLDEVSVVPDAAAARDAATAMHDPTEGGLLTALVETASASEAVLAVERDRVPVRPETEACCAALGVDPLATFGSGALLAAVPPERVAEATDALAAAGIAVGEIGEVRAAGDGDGSDAAEGADTPDAADAKAGTVLLDGDRIEEPPRDELYPFWE encoded by the coding sequence ATGACCGGGAAGCTCGGGCCCGAGGCGCTCGCGGCGGTCCTCGAAGCGACCGGGGCGGACGACGCGGCGGTCGATGTTGGCCCCGCCTACGGCGAGGACGCGGCCGCGATCGACCTGACCGGCGCGGAGTCGACCCTCGTCGTCGCCGCCGACCCGCTCTCGCTGGCGGCGGACTCAGTGGGCGAGCTCGCGGTCCACGTCGCCTGCAACGACGTGGCCGCGAGCGGCGCGGACCCGCGGTGGCTCACCCACACGCTCTTCCTCCCCGACGACGACCCGGATCGCCGCCAGACGGTCGCGGAGCAGGTGGACGCGACCGCGCGCGACCTCGGGGTCGCGATCGTCGGCGGCCACACCGAGGTGTTGCCGTCGCTGGAGCGCCCGCTCTGCTCGATGACCGCGCTCGGGACGACGGACCGCTTCGTGTCGAGCGGCGGGGCCGACCCCGGGGACCGGCTCCTCCTCACGAAGGGCGCCGGGATCGAGGCGACCGCGATCCTCGCGACGGACTTCCGGGATGAGTGCGCCGAGGCGGGCGTGTCGGCCGCGACGCTCGACGCGGCCGCCGGGTTCCTCGACGAGGTGAGCGTCGTCCCCGACGCGGCCGCCGCCCGCGACGCGGCGACCGCCATGCACGACCCGACCGAGGGCGGCCTGCTGACCGCGCTCGTCGAGACCGCGAGCGCGAGCGAGGCGGTCCTCGCGGTCGAGCGCGACCGGGTGCCGGTTCGACCCGAAACGGAGGCCTGCTGTGCGGCGTTGGGCGTCGATCCGCTGGCGACGTTCGGCTCCGGCGCGCTGCTGGCGGCGGTCCCGCCCGAGCGCGTCGCCGAGGCGACCGACGCGCTGGCGGCCGCCGGGATCGCGGTCGGCGAGATCGGCGAGGTGCGGGCGGCGGGGGACGGCGACGGCTCCGACGCCGCCGAGGGAGCCGACACTCCGGACGCCGCCGACGCGAAGGCCGGCACCGTCCTCCTCGACGGTGACCGGATCGAGGAGCCGCCGCGCGACGAACTCTACCCGTTCTGGGAGTGA
- a CDS encoding alanine--tRNA ligase-related protein: MTASRAPAEPEVREFEATVESVDGREVVLSETYFYAESGGQPADRGTIDGVLLDDVVERDGRVVHVLDEEPPGSLAVGETVSAIVDDAFRTYCARAHTASHVLYGAARRTCEDLGYAGFDISAEKVRVDLTTAEPLDDEDLVELERLANRAVWDSLPVSWETLPADEARAVDGIAFNAKTEEGAMSGGDAVRVVTVGGSGAGDGSEAGGGDDDAAPAWDVAACGGTHVRNTSEIGPISVLDRSNPGEGVTRVEFAVGPTAIDHDAAVHAAALDAATSLDARVGDLPDAVERLRGEVDRLEGELREARADLLTARLAEFPTAEVNGATWAVGTVDCADPNDLREPAEALLAGDGEESDATDGAPDAVAAVGEGDAPFVVVAVADGATGGDDASGEGLDAGAVVRAVTDEFGGGGGGGPTFAQGGGLDADPDDVAAWLRDR, from the coding sequence ATGACCGCGTCACGCGCGCCGGCGGAGCCCGAGGTCAGGGAGTTCGAGGCGACGGTGGAGTCGGTCGACGGCCGCGAGGTCGTCCTGAGCGAGACGTACTTCTACGCCGAGTCCGGCGGCCAGCCGGCCGACAGAGGGACGATCGACGGCGTCCTCCTCGACGACGTGGTCGAGCGCGACGGCCGAGTCGTCCACGTGCTCGACGAGGAGCCGCCGGGGTCGCTCGCGGTCGGCGAGACGGTCTCGGCGATCGTGGACGACGCGTTCCGGACGTACTGCGCCCGCGCGCACACCGCCTCGCACGTGCTCTACGGCGCCGCGCGCCGGACCTGCGAGGACCTCGGCTACGCCGGGTTCGACATCTCCGCGGAGAAGGTCCGGGTGGACCTGACGACAGCGGAGCCCCTCGACGACGAGGACCTCGTCGAACTGGAGCGGCTCGCCAACCGCGCCGTCTGGGACTCGCTGCCCGTCTCGTGGGAGACGCTCCCGGCGGACGAGGCCCGCGCGGTCGACGGGATCGCGTTCAACGCGAAGACCGAGGAGGGCGCGATGAGCGGCGGCGATGCGGTCCGCGTCGTCACCGTCGGCGGGAGCGGTGCGGGCGACGGGAGCGAGGCGGGGGGAGGTGACGACGACGCCGCGCCGGCGTGGGACGTCGCGGCCTGTGGCGGCACCCACGTCCGGAACACGAGCGAGATCGGACCGATCTCGGTGCTGGACCGGTCGAACCCCGGCGAGGGCGTGACGCGCGTCGAGTTCGCGGTGGGGCCGACCGCGATCGACCACGACGCCGCGGTCCACGCCGCCGCGCTCGACGCCGCGACGAGCCTCGACGCGCGGGTCGGCGACCTCCCCGACGCGGTCGAGCGCCTCCGCGGCGAGGTCGACCGGTTGGAGGGCGAGCTCCGGGAGGCCCGCGCCGACCTGCTGACCGCCCGGCTCGCCGAGTTCCCGACCGCGGAGGTCAACGGGGCGACGTGGGCGGTGGGAACCGTCGACTGCGCCGACCCGAACGACCTGCGAGAGCCGGCGGAGGCCCTCCTCGCGGGCGACGGTGAGGAGAGCGACGCGACCGACGGCGCCCCCGACGCGGTCGCGGCGGTCGGCGAGGGCGACGCGCCGTTCGTGGTCGTGGCGGTCGCGGACGGGGCGACCGGCGGTGACGACGCGAGCGGCGAGGGGCTCGACGCCGGCGCGGTCGTGCGCGCGGTCACCGACGAGTTCGGCGGCGGCGGGGGCGGCGGCCCGACGTTCGCGCAGGGCGGCGGGCTCGACGCCGACCCCGACGACGTCGCCGCGTGGCTGCGCGACCGATGA
- a CDS encoding dodecin codes for MVFKKITLIGTSEESFDDAADEAIDRAEDTLENVYWAEVQEFGVEIKNAPTREYQAEVEVAFELEG; via the coding sequence ATGGTGTTTAAAAAGATCACACTGATCGGGACGAGCGAGGAGAGCTTCGACGACGCCGCCGACGAGGCGATCGACCGCGCCGAGGACACCCTCGAGAACGTCTACTGGGCCGAGGTACAGGAGTTCGGCGTGGAGATCAAGAACGCGCCGACGCGGGAGTACCAGGCCGAGGTCGAGGTCGCGTTCGAGCTCGAGGGCTGA
- a CDS encoding DUF5816 domain-containing protein, whose product MSLDASTTADGERVYTDRTMVERGAEGPFYVVFADADGSARWGFRCGNCGSFDTAMDTMGRIQCTECGNIRKPDEWDAAHE is encoded by the coding sequence ATGAGTCTCGACGCGTCGACGACTGCCGACGGCGAACGGGTGTACACCGACCGGACGATGGTCGAGCGAGGCGCCGAGGGACCCTTCTACGTCGTGTTCGCCGACGCCGACGGGTCGGCCCGGTGGGGGTTCCGCTGCGGGAACTGCGGGTCGTTCGACACCGCGATGGACACGATGGGTCGGATCCAGTGCACGGAGTGCGGCAACATCCGGAAGCCCGACGAGTGGGACGCCGCCCACGAGTGA
- a CDS encoding iron-sulfur cluster assembly accessory protein produces the protein MSTETVDTGSDPAIEVTPDAAEEALSLLEGEDLDTEEAGLRLFVQQGGCAGLSYGMRFDTEPEEDDLVVEHHGLRVFVDPASRNYIGGSKLDYEHGLQAAGFEVENPNVVSECGCGESFRT, from the coding sequence ATGAGCACCGAAACGGTCGACACTGGGAGCGACCCGGCGATCGAGGTGACCCCTGACGCCGCGGAGGAGGCGCTCTCCCTGCTGGAGGGAGAGGACCTCGACACGGAAGAGGCCGGCCTGCGGTTGTTCGTCCAACAGGGCGGCTGCGCGGGCCTGTCGTACGGGATGCGGTTCGACACGGAGCCGGAGGAGGACGACCTCGTGGTCGAGCACCACGGGCTCCGCGTGTTCGTCGACCCCGCGAGCCGGAACTACATCGGCGGGAGCAAACTCGACTACGAGCACGGCCTGCAGGCGGCCGGCTTCGAGGTCGAGAACCCGAACGTCGTCTCCGAGTGCGGCTGCGGCGAGTCGTTCCGGACGTAA
- a CDS encoding glycoside hydrolase family 32 protein, with protein sequence MTESPSRVGVLAAGDLSDEQRAAFEWLDAREGVAAEVVPLVAGPSGGDRDGPFRRFDVLWWHRAAPLHDADPLGDAAAAIDDFLADGGGLLLTLRAMASVDRLSVESVPPDRVGTESLAEPTGVLWRSLYADHPALASLEGLRHPLRDRGTVPAVRYERVLPERGEALASTVRGGGAVPDEVTAVSWAADDGGAVLGLGAPVLFADPPAAADDPAADRLAETRDRLVAGCLRSLAVDDGTPARPTDAADMRRLRERVADAGEDGPGGRPKYHLTPPANWLNDPNGLIRWDGRYHVFYQYNPGGPYHNTIHWGHAVSDDLVTWSDEPVALSPSPDGPDRDGCWSGCAVDDDGIPTLLYTGGNGRDQLPCLATTDDPGLRTWNKYDGNPVIESPPTDLDVLETEHWRAEFRDHNVWREDGRWHHLIGTGLADGGGAALLYTGETLTEWRYEGPLLTGGPDAGAVWECPELLDLGDRRILHVSDYENVVYFLGDVVDGGFEVESEGLLDHGDFYAPQSLRDAKGDGAAGGDGAEGNDDPAGDGAAGGDDPAGGDAEGDEATDRTLTWGWLPEARDVEAQWEAGWSGALSLPRVIEAGPDGTIRQRPADEVTELRTERLAAGATLDLSPGDRRRLDVSSAAIEIEAEIALDDADAVELSVFETPDRAERTPIRYERDGTLSVDRAPSSDDRRAFADPQSMPVPPHDEPLSLRVFLDRSVVEIYANGRHCLTSRVYPTRDDAVGVSAVAEGGRASISSLSAWAMGEAMPTGGSD encoded by the coding sequence ATGACGGAGTCGCCGTCCCGCGTCGGCGTGCTCGCCGCGGGGGACCTCTCCGACGAACAGCGCGCCGCGTTCGAGTGGCTCGACGCTCGCGAAGGGGTTGCCGCCGAGGTCGTCCCGCTCGTCGCCGGTCCGTCCGGCGGCGACCGCGACGGCCCGTTCCGCCGGTTCGACGTCCTCTGGTGGCACCGCGCGGCGCCGCTCCACGACGCGGATCCCCTCGGGGACGCGGCGGCCGCGATCGACGACTTCCTCGCCGACGGCGGCGGGCTCCTCCTGACGCTCCGAGCGATGGCCTCGGTCGACCGGCTCTCCGTGGAGTCGGTCCCCCCGGACCGGGTCGGTACCGAGTCCCTCGCCGAACCGACCGGCGTCCTGTGGCGGTCGCTCTACGCCGACCACCCGGCGCTGGCGTCGCTAGAGGGGCTCCGACACCCGCTCCGCGACCGCGGCACTGTCCCGGCGGTGCGGTACGAGCGGGTGCTCCCCGAGCGCGGCGAGGCGCTCGCCTCGACCGTCCGCGGCGGCGGGGCCGTCCCCGACGAGGTGACCGCGGTCTCGTGGGCCGCCGACGACGGCGGCGCGGTCCTCGGCCTCGGCGCGCCCGTCCTGTTCGCCGACCCGCCCGCGGCGGCGGACGACCCGGCGGCCGACCGGCTCGCCGAGACGCGCGACCGGCTCGTCGCCGGCTGCCTCCGGAGCCTCGCCGTCGATGACGGGACGCCCGCCCGCCCGACCGACGCGGCCGACATGCGCCGCCTCCGCGAGCGCGTCGCCGACGCCGGCGAAGACGGTCCCGGCGGGCGACCGAAGTACCACCTCACCCCGCCGGCGAACTGGCTGAACGACCCGAACGGGCTGATCCGATGGGACGGTCGGTACCACGTCTTCTACCAGTACAACCCCGGCGGTCCGTACCACAACACCATCCACTGGGGCCACGCCGTCAGCGACGACCTCGTGACGTGGTCCGACGAGCCGGTCGCGCTCTCGCCGTCGCCCGACGGCCCCGACCGCGACGGCTGCTGGTCGGGCTGCGCAGTCGACGACGACGGCATCCCGACGCTGCTGTACACGGGGGGGAACGGCCGCGACCAGCTCCCCTGTCTCGCGACGACCGACGACCCCGGGCTCCGGACGTGGAACAAGTACGACGGGAACCCGGTCATCGAGTCGCCGCCGACCGACCTCGACGTGCTCGAGACCGAGCACTGGCGCGCCGAGTTCCGCGACCACAACGTCTGGCGCGAGGACGGGCGCTGGCATCACCTCATCGGTACCGGGCTCGCCGACGGCGGCGGCGCGGCCCTGCTGTACACCGGCGAGACGCTCACCGAGTGGCGGTACGAAGGTCCCCTGCTCACCGGCGGTCCCGACGCCGGCGCGGTGTGGGAGTGCCCCGAGCTGCTGGACCTGGGCGACCGCCGGATCCTCCACGTCTCCGACTACGAGAACGTCGTCTACTTCCTCGGCGACGTCGTCGACGGCGGGTTCGAGGTCGAGTCCGAGGGGTTACTCGACCACGGCGACTTCTACGCGCCGCAGTCGCTGAGGGACGCGAAGGGCGACGGCGCCGCGGGGGGAGACGGCGCCGAGGGCAACGACGACCCTGCGGGCGACGGCGCCGCGGGCGGTGACGACCCCGCGGGCGGCGACGCGGAGGGCGACGAGGCGACCGACCGGACGCTCACGTGGGGGTGGCTCCCCGAGGCCCGCGACGTCGAGGCGCAGTGGGAGGCCGGCTGGTCCGGGGCGCTCTCGCTCCCGCGCGTCATCGAGGCCGGTCCCGACGGTACGATCCGACAGCGTCCGGCCGACGAGGTGACCGAGCTCCGGACCGAGCGCCTCGCCGCCGGGGCGACCCTGGACCTCTCGCCCGGCGACCGCCGACGGCTCGACGTCTCCAGCGCGGCGATCGAGATCGAGGCGGAGATCGCGCTCGACGACGCTGACGCCGTCGAGCTGTCGGTGTTCGAGACGCCCGACCGGGCCGAGCGCACGCCGATCCGCTACGAGCGCGACGGCACGCTCTCCGTCGACCGGGCGCCGTCGAGCGACGACCGCCGCGCGTTCGCCGACCCCCAGTCGATGCCGGTCCCGCCGCACGACGAGCCGCTCTCGCTCCGGGTCTTCCTCGACCGGTCCGTGGTCGAGATATACGCGAACGGCCGGCACTGCCTGACGAGCCGGGTGTACCCGACCCGCGACGACGCGGTCGGAGTCTCGGCCGTCGCGGAGGGCGGCCGGGCGTCGATTTCGTCGCTGTCGGCGTGGGCGATGGGCGAGGCGATGCCGACCGGCGGTTCCGACTGA
- a CDS encoding glycoside hydrolase family 68 protein yields the protein MHETSGSDGRSPRPRWTRAQAASIERRHGNVAPAAGPPEVDPFPELHVWDTWLLRDRHGEIADVDGYRLAFSLTAPADLLPGKRHDVAEIRCFYSADGETWRDAGPVFDGGALGQRQWAGSALYDDGDVYLYYTAAGDETADEMTYTQRIAVAHGGTVTASAEGIELSGPWTHETLLTPDGDWYETEADSRGMIYTFRDPWFFEDPATGETHLLFEANAPAPERPGDDPETSERREFNGCVGVAVSPDGDPLSWELRPPLLDAVEVNQELERPHVVVADGRYYLFVCSHVHTFAPGVTGPDGLYGFVADEFGGEYRPLNDSGLVATNPPEAPFQAYSWMAFAHEEEVLVQSFLNYHDFSGDSLDAIADLPEADQRDRFGGTLAPTLRLAVDGDRTRLLGALAAWRIPTPDEPLPPADGSDLPAGDALPGEIREGGAAGGYAAFVDGASGSALDGGGDGRSAGDGDDAN from the coding sequence ATGCACGAGACGTCGGGGAGCGACGGTCGCTCCCCTCGCCCGCGATGGACGAGAGCGCAGGCCGCGTCCATCGAGCGCCGGCACGGGAACGTCGCGCCGGCGGCCGGCCCGCCGGAAGTCGATCCGTTTCCGGAGCTCCACGTCTGGGACACGTGGCTGCTCCGGGACCGACATGGCGAGATCGCCGACGTCGACGGGTACCGACTCGCCTTCTCGCTGACGGCGCCGGCCGACCTCCTGCCCGGGAAGCGACACGACGTGGCCGAGATCCGGTGTTTCTACTCCGCCGACGGCGAGACCTGGCGCGACGCGGGCCCCGTCTTCGACGGGGGCGCGCTCGGCCAGCGCCAGTGGGCCGGCTCCGCGCTGTACGACGACGGCGACGTCTACCTCTACTACACCGCCGCCGGCGACGAGACCGCCGACGAGATGACGTACACCCAGCGGATCGCGGTCGCGCACGGCGGAACCGTGACCGCGTCGGCCGAGGGAATCGAGCTCTCGGGGCCGTGGACCCACGAGACCCTGTTGACGCCCGACGGCGACTGGTACGAGACCGAGGCCGACTCGCGGGGGATGATCTACACCTTCCGCGACCCGTGGTTCTTCGAGGACCCGGCGACGGGCGAGACGCACCTGCTGTTCGAGGCGAACGCGCCGGCGCCCGAGCGACCGGGCGACGACCCGGAGACGAGCGAGCGACGGGAGTTCAACGGCTGCGTCGGCGTCGCGGTCTCGCCCGACGGCGACCCCCTCTCGTGGGAGCTCCGGCCGCCGCTGTTGGACGCGGTCGAGGTGAACCAGGAACTCGAGCGCCCCCACGTCGTCGTCGCCGACGGGCGCTACTACCTGTTCGTCTGCAGCCACGTCCACACGTTCGCGCCGGGCGTGACCGGGCCCGACGGCCTGTACGGCTTCGTCGCCGACGAGTTCGGGGGCGAGTACCGCCCGCTGAACGACTCGGGGCTCGTCGCCACGAACCCGCCGGAGGCGCCGTTCCAGGCGTACTCGTGGATGGCGTTCGCGCACGAGGAGGAGGTGCTCGTCCAGAGCTTCCTCAACTACCACGACTTCTCCGGTGACTCGCTGGACGCGATCGCGGACCTCCCGGAGGCCGACCAGCGCGACCGGTTCGGCGGGACGCTCGCGCCGACGCTCCGGCTGGCGGTCGACGGCGACCGGACCCGACTGCTCGGCGCCCTCGCCGCGTGGCGGATCCCGACCCCGGACGAGCCGCTCCCGCCCGCCGACGGGTCCGACCTCCCGGCCGGCGACGCGCTCCCCGGCGAGATCCGCGAGGGCGGCGCGGCCGGCGGGTACGCGGCGTTCGTCGACGGCGCGAGCGGGAGCGCTCTCGACGGCGGCGGGGACGGGAGGAGCGCTGGCGACGGCGACGACGCGAACTGA
- a CDS encoding TrmB family transcriptional regulator has product MRVDRAELTETLEDAGLSPYQADAYVTVLELGAAPVTRVADASGVPDPRIYDVLRDLESAGYIETYEQESLYARANSLDEITEDLRTRASRFTAATEEIERRWNEPSVEQSTVSIVTRFETVIKNADEFIREAETQVNVSLGVEHFERLRPALQAATERGVRVNLSIHTPDGDTEALPDADDLAEVCSEARHRRLPSPFVVIVDRTKTCFAPHAGSTNEYGVLVDDRTHTYVFHWYFLTTQWDSWKPIYTVRDDEPPIDYIDIRYCVRDVAPLLRDGATVRIRIEGTDTESGADRVVEGVLSDVVVTGDDDAVGADTVASYGGRVGLIVETDDGPVEVGGWGAMVEAVEAHRITVVSVD; this is encoded by the coding sequence ATGAGAGTGGACCGCGCAGAACTCACAGAGACGCTGGAGGACGCCGGCCTCTCGCCGTATCAGGCCGACGCCTACGTCACCGTGCTGGAGCTCGGCGCCGCCCCGGTCACGCGGGTCGCCGACGCCAGCGGGGTGCCCGACCCGCGGATCTACGACGTGTTGCGCGACTTGGAGAGCGCCGGCTACATCGAGACGTACGAGCAGGAGTCGCTGTACGCCCGCGCGAACAGCCTCGACGAGATCACCGAGGACCTCCGGACGCGCGCGAGTCGGTTCACCGCGGCGACCGAGGAGATCGAGCGCCGCTGGAACGAGCCCTCCGTCGAGCAGTCGACCGTCAGCATCGTCACCCGGTTCGAGACGGTGATCAAGAACGCCGACGAGTTCATCCGCGAGGCCGAGACGCAGGTGAACGTCTCGCTCGGCGTCGAGCACTTCGAGCGGCTGCGCCCGGCGCTTCAGGCGGCCACCGAGCGCGGCGTCCGCGTCAACCTCTCGATCCACACCCCGGACGGCGACACCGAGGCGCTCCCGGACGCCGACGACCTCGCCGAGGTCTGCTCCGAGGCCCGTCACCGCCGGCTCCCCTCCCCGTTCGTGGTGATCGTCGACCGGACGAAGACCTGCTTCGCGCCCCACGCGGGCTCGACCAACGAGTACGGCGTGCTCGTCGACGACCGCACGCACACGTACGTGTTCCACTGGTACTTCCTGACGACCCAGTGGGACTCGTGGAAGCCGATCTACACGGTTCGCGACGACGAGCCGCCGATCGACTACATCGACATCCGGTACTGCGTCCGGGACGTCGCGCCGCTCCTCCGCGACGGGGCGACCGTCCGGATCCGAATCGAGGGGACCGACACCGAGAGCGGCGCCGACCGCGTCGTCGAGGGCGTCCTCTCGGACGTCGTGGTCACCGGCGACGACGACGCGGTCGGCGCCGACACCGTCGCCAGCTACGGCGGCCGGGTCGGGCTCATCGTCGAGACCGACGACGGCCCCGTCGAGGTCGGCGGCTGGGGCGCGATGGTCGAGGCCGTCGAGGCCCACCGGATCACGGTCGTCAGCGTCGACTGA
- a CDS encoding ABC transporter ATP-binding protein: MASVKLEGITKRYEDVTAVDNMSLEIEDGEFVTFVGPSGCGKSTTMETIAGLTLPTEGTIEIGGRDVTDLPPKDRGISMVFQNIALFPHMDVYDNISFGLRLRKYDQEEIDRRVQEAADIVQLEGMMDRMPKEMSGGQRQRVAIARAIVRNPGAFLMDEPLANLDAELRVHMRTQLQRLHRELDTTIIYVTHDQAQAMTMSDRIAVIDGGVLQQVAPPLECYNEPANLFVAGFIGSPAMNFLEGEVIDGGFESEYTQIDFDPETHGVTPGQDLTVGIRPEDVFLAEDSRKAASPTKAFDAVVDVIEPMGKEVNAYLLFDRDVEASAEGRGEGQLLINLAPDTTIEEGDDVRIVMDRENVHLFDRASGDAITHSLE; this comes from the coding sequence ATGGCATCAGTCAAACTAGAGGGAATCACGAAACGGTACGAGGACGTAACGGCGGTCGACAACATGAGCCTGGAGATCGAGGACGGCGAGTTCGTCACCTTCGTCGGCCCCTCCGGCTGCGGGAAGTCGACCACGATGGAGACGATCGCCGGGCTCACGCTCCCCACCGAGGGAACGATAGAGATCGGCGGGCGCGACGTGACGGATCTCCCGCCGAAGGACCGGGGGATCTCCATGGTGTTCCAGAACATCGCGCTGTTCCCGCACATGGACGTGTACGACAACATCTCCTTCGGGCTCCGGCTCCGGAAGTACGACCAAGAGGAGATCGACCGGCGCGTTCAGGAGGCGGCCGACATCGTCCAACTGGAGGGGATGATGGACCGGATGCCCAAGGAGATGTCGGGGGGACAGCGACAGCGCGTCGCCATCGCCCGCGCCATCGTCCGGAACCCCGGCGCGTTCCTGATGGACGAGCCGCTGGCGAACCTCGACGCGGAGCTCCGGGTCCACATGCGCACCCAGCTCCAGCGGCTCCACCGCGAGCTGGACACGACGATCATCTACGTCACGCACGACCAGGCGCAGGCGATGACGATGTCCGACCGCATCGCCGTCATCGACGGCGGCGTGCTCCAGCAGGTGGCGCCGCCGCTGGAGTGTTACAACGAGCCGGCGAACCTGTTCGTCGCCGGCTTCATCGGATCGCCAGCGATGAACTTCCTCGAAGGGGAGGTCATCGACGGCGGCTTCGAGTCCGAGTACACGCAGATCGACTTCGACCCCGAGACCCACGGGGTCACGCCGGGACAGGATCTCACGGTCGGGATTCGCCCCGAGGACGTGTTCTTAGCGGAGGACTCCCGGAAGGCGGCCTCGCCGACGAAGGCGTTCGACGCCGTGGTCGACGTCATCGAGCCGATGGGGAAGGAGGTGAACGCCTACCTGCTGTTCGACCGCGACGTCGAGGCGAGCGCCGAGGGTCGCGGCGAGGGGCAGCTCCTCATCAACCTCGCGCCCGACACGACCATCGAGGAGGGCGATGACGTCCGGATCGTGATGGACCGCGAGAACGTCCACCTGTTCGACCGGGCGAGCGGCGACGCGATCACCCACTCGCTGGAGTAG
- a CDS encoding carbohydrate ABC transporter permease, whose translation MTDRPSETGDESEPVADETAVDAVPDGGVADAETVDQPVADPTADEPELDRGLIEAWAAKMITNPDRAYRASFYVATIFFLVTTLFPFYWLFVVAVTPRNNLSEVGVFLPAGFNPAAFIEVFTTLPFHRYVFNSFLIATIATVAVLLVGSLAGYVFGRLRFRGRNVMLLLVLVTSFFPPAAFFIPLNRLFNTNVDVLRPLISAGSLYNTPYAIFIPLSAIFLPLSIFILMTFYSQIPDGLEDAARVEGTTRIGALFRVIVPLSAPGVATAGVLTFISVYNEYFFSSLMTDGRPGNWAPMLEGILRFQGEFEVLYNLMAAASIIAVLPVAILVVVAQEKIVSGLTTGAVKE comes from the coding sequence ATGACCGACCGCCCGAGCGAGACGGGGGACGAGTCGGAGCCCGTCGCGGACGAGACTGCCGTCGACGCCGTCCCCGACGGCGGGGTCGCCGACGCCGAGACGGTCGATCAGCCGGTCGCCGACCCGACCGCCGACGAACCGGAGCTCGACCGGGGCTTGATCGAGGCGTGGGCCGCGAAGATGATCACCAATCCGGACCGCGCGTACCGGGCGTCGTTCTACGTCGCGACGATCTTCTTCCTCGTCACGACGCTGTTCCCGTTCTACTGGCTGTTCGTCGTCGCGGTGACGCCGCGGAACAACCTCTCCGAGGTGGGCGTGTTCCTCCCGGCCGGCTTCAACCCGGCGGCGTTCATCGAGGTGTTCACCACGCTGCCGTTCCACCGGTACGTGTTCAACAGCTTCCTGATCGCGACGATCGCGACCGTGGCGGTGCTGCTCGTGGGGAGCCTCGCCGGCTACGTGTTCGGCCGCCTCCGGTTCCGCGGGCGCAACGTGATGCTACTCCTGGTGCTCGTCACGTCCTTCTTCCCGCCGGCGGCGTTCTTCATCCCGCTGAACCGGCTGTTCAACACCAACGTCGACGTGTTGCGGCCGCTGATATCCGCCGGGTCGCTGTACAACACCCCGTACGCGATCTTCATCCCGCTGTCGGCGATCTTCCTGCCGCTGTCGATATTCATCCTGATGACGTTCTACTCGCAGATCCCCGACGGGCTGGAGGACGCGGCCCGGGTCGAGGGGACGACGCGGATCGGCGCGCTGTTCCGCGTTATCGTCCCGCTGTCGGCGCCGGGCGTCGCGACCGCGGGGGTGTTGACGTTCATCTCGGTGTACAACGAGTACTTCTTCAGCTCGCTGATGACCGACGGGCGGCCGGGCAACTGGGCGCCGATGCTCGAAGGGATACTGCGGTTCCAGGGCGAGTTCGAGGTGCTGTACAACCTCATGGCGGCCGCCAGCATCATCGCGGTGCTGCCGGTCGCCATCCTCGTCGTCGTCGCACAGGAGAAGATCGTGAGCGGACTCACCACGGGGGCGGTCAAGGAGTAA